The genomic interval ACCTGGTCCTAACTTATCTACTACCCGTAGGAAGTGCTACATGTGTTCTTATGATACTGTGAAGAAGGAAGGTATAAAGTCCTCTGAGGATTTATGTTCCATCATTGTAGGGTTATTTGTATTAAAATATGCTAATGTATCATTAATAATAAAGGTTATAATCTTTGGTACAACTTTTTAATCCAAAAGAAATAAAGTAGCACACAGTGGTGAAGTCAGGTCTCCACTTTATTGAATATTCTGCTCAAGAAGAGAGTAAACATATCCAACAGGTGTTACAGTGTCACAGGAATCTGACATTTCTTCAGCTTTGTAAACAGCAGCAGGGTTTGCAACTAAATGGTGTTAACAGTGACTCCCCCAtttcttttatgacttttttttccattggaTTGAGAAAGTAATTGTGTATCAATATTAGATGTTTCTTTATGTATCAGCAAGTAGAATACAAAGTTACATTTGGGATGTAACAACGAAAAGTTTAAactgctaaccctaacccttgtgGAGCACAGActagtttaaaggaacacgccgacttattgggaatttagcttattcaccgtaacccccagagtaagacaagtcgatacatacccttctcatctccgtcgTGCTGCTGCCGCTGTCTGAAGGCTCCAGcgttagcttagcccagcacagatcctgcaggtaactggttccaactatcctactgctcccaattgtgacaaaagtgacaaaataactccatcatgttcctatttacatgttgtgatttgtagagtcacacaACCTAAAAAATGCTGGGTTATTTCATCTACCCAACCGCTgggttatgaaatgttttaccCATTATGGGTTATTTATATGGAAGTTGGGTTATTTTGTGCAACTCATGCGTTGAGTCAAAATCCATCAACCCAACATACATCGGTTGACCCAGCACTTGGGTTGTTTGTGCTTCGAACGTCATCAGATCATCACCAGAGTCCGCACACCGAGCGCTTGTCACAGCAGAGAACCAGTCTGGTCATCCAACGaggcaaataaataataaaaggtttGTGTACACTAGCTACATGTCTAATTCACATTGTCTGTGTTGCGTTACCTATTAAAGTACTATCTTTTATATTGTGAGGCTAGTTGGTTAGTTtggctaacaacgtagctagctaacgttagccgttTAGCCGTTATCATGGAAGCATGGATAGCCAACAGCTTATCCGTTTGGTCTGAATTATATTAATGAATTAGCTAGCTAATGAAACAAGTTCATAATGCCCATTGGCATATGGTCATGTTTATTGAGTTCACCAGGCTAATTAGCCAGCTAGTTTCAAGCTAGCCAGGTGATTCGCCAGTTaactatctagctagctagctagctagatagttTACTAGCCAACAGGCTGTCCGTTAGTTGCTTTGCTAGCTATATTATTTTAACTGGCTCTAAATGAACGCGCTTGTTTTTCCTGAAACTTTGAATGTGAAATGTGAAGGCATAACACAGTGTTTGACTGATTAAAGTATGTTAAAACAGTGAGATAACCTGATATGTCTGACTAAATGCATGTATGTGCATTTATTTAAGTAATGTGGTGACCCACAATAGATACGAACAAATGCTTATTTTAAATGGCGGCCTGGCAAATGACAAGGGCCACTTGAGTTAACGGTtaagaaatatataataaaaagttTGGGAGCCACTGCTGTAGACTGTTGTACTGACAGTCGTGCCCTGAAGGCTATGCTGTGAGCAgccacaaatattcaaatatgaattgcattcatataaaaacaatttacatgcatgcaATTTGTCATATGAATTGTATAGGTAGAGAGGGAGGATTGTGATGCTAAATAAAATGGCTGTTATCTTCACATTGCATTACATTCTTCTGTTAGTCTGCATTGCTATTACATGGTGATATCCAAATAGTTAATACAATAGCAATTGTATCTTTGCTTAAgctctttttgtgtttgtttcagatCAATGGATAGCTTTGTCATTAACACTTTGACAGAGTGCCAGACCTTGTCGAAAGATTTAAAGGTAAGAAATATTTGTTTTCCCATCCACAGCATATCAAGTGTGCATTGCTACTAAAGCCCTTTTCAGACATGAATTCTTATGAAatataatttcctttttttttcagtagctTCCATGTAATGTGTCAAAGTGACTCCAATAGATGAATGGAGCCAGCCACTGGATTCCTGGAGGAAAGGCTGGGAACGTCAGGAAAGCGGCTGAGATCAACCAGCAGGTTCGCAGAGCACGACCAACACCACCACAAATGCCAGATGATGGCGCTCTTGCAAGGGCTCTCATACCAGGTAATtattaaactgaaaaattatttgATGAAAGCAAAACATCCATATTTCAGTGAATGACAACTTTCTTGTTCTTTTTACAGAATGTACCATATCAGACAAACGTGAGTCACAGCTTAAAGAATGGTTGAGAAACAATTCTCAGCCCCTCAGCCAGATAGAGACCTACATGCAGAACCGACGAGTCTACAGGGGCGCCAAGTGGATTAGGGACAACAATTGGACCATCGATCAGATCCTCGAAGAGTTCCCTCACCTAATGACCAAAGGCATGGTAGGTATAGGGAATATGATCTTACATATGAGGATGCATTGTTGATAATGTTTTATTAGTGTGCCACATTGAattggttttaaaaatgtgttttccattTTATAGATTGCACAGGCTTGTCCTGCATGGGGATGCTGCATCAAAGTTGTTTGAAACTTGGTCATATGAAATGCCAGGAGGGGAGTCTAAAATGGTAAAGTTTATTCAAAGTAGAATACTTGCTTGCAAGTAGAGCTAATGGCTCTTAATAGCAGCTTTTTAATAGGAATTTGAATTTGTTCACTATAGACCTGTTGACTGTTGGCCTGTTGAATGTTCAGCCAGTTCATTCGTAATTGTTGTTTTGCTCTGAATGTTTTCCTACCTGAGTGATATGAACTGCACCAGTTCCACTATATTGTtgatataatacattttttttcaaagattccattatgttttgtttttgtattgtttaagtgtttattaCATATATGCATAAATCTAGCATGTATTCTGTTCTAGGTTTGtagtttaacagttttattgcaatttattttcttaaattgtactgtaatgtgttaGAATTAATCTGGGATATGGGTTAATTTTGCCAAGCATTCACCTATacactatataacaaatatgtagttgaatcaacccagaattgtaattaatttgacccagcatttgGGTAGAATATTTAACTCATCTGTTGGGTTAAAAATGACCAACCCATCTCGCTGGGTCAAATTATCTACTGTTGGTCCGGTGCAATAGTGATCCAGCGGTTGGGTTATAAAACAACCCAAGTTGGGTTATTTTTAACCCATCATTTTTAAGTGtgcagcgtgtacaaaaacaacgtaacatgagacacagccatcttctaacagtaaacaaaccgagaactatattctcagacaggcttgctgcgagcatatcactccgcccaagtactatattcttccgcctgataatatagttcctggtttgtttacagttagaagacggctgtgtgtcatgttacgttgtttttgtactACGCGACTactataaatcacaacatgtaaataggaacatgttggagttattttgtcacttattcggagcagtaggctagttggaaccattcacctgcctgttctgtgatggcctgatgccgctggagccgtcagacagccttacagcacgcatggagatgagaagggtatgtatcgacttgtctaactctgggggttacggtgaataagacaaattcccaataagtcggtgtgttcctttaagaagaAGGCTGTGCATCAAATCAATATCAACTTATtaacagaaaaatacatttcatcAACTCTATAATCAACAACAACGTGCTTAATATCCATCATAAAAAAATGGTGTTAACAGTGACTCTCCTTTGAAACAGTAGTCATTAATTAAACCCAAAGTTAAGGCTAAGGTACAGACTTATCAGAAAAACTAAATGATTTCTTGTATTCTGAAAAGACaactattaaaaaacaaaaacaaatactgcACTAAGaagaaaatgaacaaaatgcTAAATTAAACATTATGCACTATCGCTAATTTATGTCTCATCACCAACATTATAATAATTTCAACAAAACAAGTTAATCATTTATCTTTTACATCAGCTATGAGTTATGAGTTATATTTCAACATACATTTGTTAATCAATATAGGCTCTTTCTCTTTAAGTATCAGGAAGTAGAACAGAAAGTTCAAATGAAAAGAATTATCTGTGATGTACCAAGCAATGAAAGTTTAAACTGATTGTGAAGCACTAACCAGTTTGAGAAAAAGGCTGTGTATCAAATCAACATCAACTGATTAACAGGAAAATACATTTCTTCAACTGTATAAACACCAATAATATACGTAACATCTAACATAATCTCTCTCCTCAATACAGTAGTCAATAACTGAACCCAAAGTCGAGGTTGAAGTACAGACGTGTCCTTAACAGAAAAACTTGTATTCTGGGAACGATTTAAAAACAGAACTTcacaaagaagaaaaggaacAAAATGCTAAATGAAACAATTTTTTTACATAAGCTGTGAGTTATATTTCAACATACAAGTGTTGACAAAGCAACTGAGTTTTGATATAAGCCCTGTATCTTAAATATCAAGTAGTAAGCAATGAAAGTTTAAACTGATTATAAATTGTGAAGTCAAATCCAGTTTTAAATAACGGCTGTGCATCAAAACATGAACTGAtgaaattacacacacacacacagaaacacacacagacacacaatgatGATTACATTATCAATTGTGCTGGTCCCTCTGGGTTTGAATATGTCGTTTAAATTTGTGAAGCATGTTCAAGATAAAATGTGATGTTCAGTTGTTGTTTATAGGGatactccaccgtttgttgaaatagttcttatcatggtctaccctggctgtagataggtgggccaacgcattttttgtctcagtgcaagtaattaggttgtttttttgtcttttgttggctcacttttactcacaacatgctaactggcAACATATGATttcattcactacgctaagctaactagcggcgatgctgctggtgttgcactggactaaaacaatgcatgcacaaaaaaatgcattggcccacctatctacagctaggggagaccgtgataagccctatttcaacaaacggtggcgtatccctttaaactttaaatgtaAATCCATAATTCTATTGACAGACCAAGAATCTCAGAAGTATTTGTCATTACTCCTATTCAAGTGGACACAGGTACGCTTCGGTGTATTTAATATGGACATTGATACCTGGGTAAACAGGCTCAGTGAATGTGGTGTGAAAGGTGTAGAGGTGCCTCAGTGTGTTAGAGGAGactctgtagaaggacagagtgcCAGCAGGCCAGTCCAGATACACCCCAACTCTGTTACAGCCATCAGAGGGAAGAGGACTGTTCCACAACTTCTTACCATTTGTCTCTGCATAAAGTCCTAAACCTTGATTAAAAGTGTCATATATAAATGCACACGATGCAGCATTAGATCCGAAAAAACCAACGTAGTTTACTTTTCTTTCAATATGCCTGTATGCAACAGCAACACCAATAAGAGATTTGTTGTGTCTCCACTCTACCTCCCAGTAATGTTGCCCAGATAAGCTCTCTTTGCACAACACCTGGTATGCGTTTACAAACCTCTCTGGCTGATCAGGATATGACTGCTGTTCTCCATGTGTTACCTTCTTGTTTCCCTGAGACAGAGTGAGGTCGCAGTGtgcagtgtttgggtccaggTTGAGATCACAGGCATCTGATGGAGAGATCAAAACAAAAGGTGTTTAAACAGGTTTCTGGAGGAGAGTTATTAGTACAGCATGTTATTTAAATCAAAAAAGCATGGAAACAGACTTACACCAGATCAGATCTCTTCTGTCTGTGATCGTCTCCAAAGGAGGGAGGACAGGCTTTGAAAAATCTTCACTGACCAGACAGCCATCCTTGTAATGGTAGATGGTTGCTCCTGTGTATTTCTTGTTTGCAATGGCTGCTATGAGGAAACGGATTTGACTGTTGTTCTTCAGTGCTTTGGAAATTTCATGGAAAGCTTTggctttttctttcattttcctgACAACATCAGATGTGTAGTACCATGGATCTTCATTGGTACTTCCTAATTTAGGGAAGTGCAAGTATTCGGCCATCACATCAAGGTCGGTATCACCCCTTTCCACTGAAGTGAAAACAAAGCACAGAGCATCTTCTACACCTGCAGCAAGAACCTGTCTGTCCAGCTCTGACTGATTTGGGACGATCTTTATTCCCTCCATGGTATCTACACAGGATCTGATGACgttgatttctctctctttacgaTCCAGCCACTTGGTTAGTTTTTCCTGACTGAATGGTGACTTCTCTCTGTCTTCAAAGAGTTGGTCTAGTGAGCTCTCATCTTCTTTTCCTTCACGGATGGAGGGAAGTTTCTTTGCCAAGGCCTGCTGGAGTTTAGATGCATAACTACCACACAATTTTTGGAAAGTGCTCAACTCTTCTCGAATCAAAGGAAACTGCCCCACCACTTTCTCTTCCAGAGAATCGTTGCATCttatttctttttcctttaAATCATCTAGAACATACTCCGCCTTACTCACTAGATGGTCCTTGATCTCTCTCATCAGCTCAGCACCTTCGGagtggaaattcttcagcggcATCAGCCAGATCTTCACTGGAACAgccttctctcctttttctcccaGTAGATGTGGGAGTTGTTCGTAGGCCTTCACTGCATCTTCAAATGTTGCAGGGTTTCTATCAAGAATATAGTCTCCATAGAATGTGCAGGATAAATTCTTAGTCAGGGTTTTTTGTTCTTCAGTCAGCTGTACCTTAGTTTTTGCCTCAGCTTTAACGAGTAACAAATTTACCGCAGCTTCCATGCTGACCTGGATGTCCTGAACGCTGCTGGCCTCTACCTTCTCACtgtcaaacacaaagaaagcatttGCCCCATAAAGGATGCCTGTGACTACATGTGTTGCTGAGCTCTTCTCAATGACATCCATCTGTTGGGTTTCCATGGTTAGTTGTTCAATCATTAACTGCTTGAAGTTGGTGGTAGTTTTGTACTGACACGTCACTCTGCTCTGATTGTAGAATTTCTTCTGATCATTCAGATACTTGGCAGATCCTCCAAATTCAATCAGTCCACCCAGGACACTGGCCTTCAGAGAAACTTCAACATCCAGCAGCTTGCACTTGGATTCAGTGGAGTCAGATGTCGAAATATGAGACTTACTGGTTCGCTGAGAGCTTTCACTTATCTTGCCTTGTAGAGTTTTATCATCCCACAATGTCAAACCTATAGAAATTAGAAAACATCAGTCATCTGATAAAGtagcaaaattattttgatgATGGCCGAGACCTATCAGAGGACAACATGTGCAATTACACTCTGTGACTGAACAGAGAACAATACTACCCTTTGTATGTTGGTTGAGGTGCTGATGTTTACGGTAAGCTTATTGTCTCcaacctggtctcacagaattcagtgaaatgaacacggccccttaactcaaaatctgcgACAGTTTCACGGAATCACCAAAAATTCCGTGACGGGCCCACGGATGCGATGCCTACACACAGATTCCCTGATCACAGCACGTTTCtctctgccagtcgggctgcagcagaggagctgTATAGCTTTGCTTTTAAGACAGAACACGATATGAGCCAAGCTGGACATGCAACGCtgatttcccacaatgcaatgaaggcattcatatcagagaatcagacagcgatcagctgATCTTTAACtccagtatcacttcaatgtacataaatttaatcagtggttttgtcgaCAACAACAGCGCGTAGCTCTGTTTTGTTCTAGTAAGTTATAcaccgtaataacgtttaaaaaaatctgctgAAGACTCCGGACGCTTGCTGCACGCTGCATGCTATAGCCGACATGataatttgtacaataaatataccaataatgaaaacattgtgttttatgcTTACGTTTGActtatttgcatttgttttgacttgatttgttgtgaaaaacaaaaaataatctacTTACTTATCTTGTTTTCCATGcatctttatttaaaaacacaattttctaattttatagttgatgaatgttaatagcaaagactaaagggaaaaaaatgagcatatgtatgtgtgggacttagtttgatttaacatcacaATGAATTATTAGTGGTTTTAAATTatggtgaccagacgtcccggtttgaccgggacagtcccaattttcaattgtttgttccgagtcccgacaaaagcctgtcgggacgctaaaatgtcccggtttagcTACACCAGGAGCGGAGTCAGCCGATTTCGCCAGGTCTTCAGCCCctaatgtaactttgtccagtttatttttccgaggcgaatagaacgggtagctacgtgcggggtccgaccatgctgtatttgttgctatccATCACCctcacctagcaaccgtctctatGTGAGGAAagcatactgtctatggagcaaATCCGGGTGAAGTTTTCGGAGGAATCGTAGCCAAATCAgtgtaatacattgatgccatcaacacgttgtttaggagcgcaatactACTGATTTAGTTTGGGGTTCCTGTGACGTGACTTTTCCAGTCTAGGgttcagactcagacacacggagctctgaagcagacctgcttGTGTCCACTCTTTCtgtaaaatgcagcgcagcttcaggtttatggacgcGCTCAGCTGTGATCATGCTGCGgtagatgtgttgcgtttgtgctccgtgcATTTCTGTAGTTTCCGTTTTCCAGCGTTCAGTTTCTTCTCCAGCTAAACTATTTgcctcattcagagaccagagacccaaacggggctctgtgtctgtcagaaggtcatgggcgtgacttcggctctctatggAACCGGCAGGAATCAAGCGCGTCTACCCTGGAGTTCTTGttctgcgttcatgccacctcggaataacaggcaccgcccccgtggttacgttgtttttccgactggtagcgttcacatggtcgggatgcgtgttcttcttctgttatattggcgttttgcataacaactttttgcattactgccaccaacggttggccgtagccgagagcatcaggtgtgtgaaaacatggaggccacaataacaaaagattttctgctgttttcttatgcgagcatccaaacagcacatcgccaggtgtttgtttgtgttatctgcaggacaaccaccgggaaaggacacggaaaatgtgttttctttttttatacgtgggcctatttatgaataatttgaaacatattatgtctgtgtatgtttcttggaagaggcatttgtccacaataaacagtttattgtcattaaaatatgttcagtgaaccaaagtcgcctccatcaaacatcagttgtcaacaatgcgtcacaactgggaaactcgggtatcaaaatccagcccgagtttccgacctctgattcccacaggacggtacgcgaatggtgacgttttcactcggaaaaacgtttttccgaggtCCACGAACGCAGGGTTAGtcgagcctgccacttatcagccaatcaaaaaaaaggaaaggggctacacaatagccaatcagaaaatagctCTATTGTATCTGGGTGAGATTTATAGCATAGAGGAGCGTACAAACACTTCCCTTAACGttcgctcattcagagaccaggggcctgtttcacaaaaccaagataagggattaagccgggatttcccagttatcctggatgaattaagccttgattcggtttcacgaaagcggaggcacataaatcaccatggagatttattttgtacagctagcctgctcccgaccaggctagcagccaggatttatttaatcctggagccttttctgatcacccagcagtggttttaccctattgtcattatcagcctggattaaaatacaacaggtgcattttgctgtttattttaagtactgttattatttcaagttgtgaccattatttttttattaataattattcatgtgacagtcattgttactgttatattgctgtatgaagactgctgttcatattgttgttagaagtttgatgaatatattatggcagttgttgagataattagaaaaggctgataacatttcaaatgtgttttaaatgaagtctgttactaagggcaacacatacaatgctgtacatttctatagttgaccaatgcaccttgaaatattttagttgattaattttttttttaattctttaataataaggatcatgtttgttccacttccatgtacattgtattttgcattttagcgcacaatttatgttgtccagtaaactagGGAAATAATTtggggaggattgtacaattttaagaacatatcctcattgtacaatcctcccaaatgatagtcttagttcactggaccagtaactatctagtgatgtaggctactgtacattcatgtaacaacagggagaggacacctcaatggtttttgaccttatatttggggggaaataactgatgaatatcactctgttccattaatgtaagtgtgcatggaatttatcacttaattatcttcatagtttctagattttagagtccaatttcttcagtgtctttattttctatgtccatatatacagggagcaaggcatataatatttagagaaggaaactctgccTCTATCctctaaaaataaaagaaaacgaGAGAAAAgcgcgtggcagataatagtggaccaactgaatgatagtctaaaatatatatttatgaaaatttatgaaatactgcttttaactgaaaccattcaatgagtcactgtcattgtgcaaaacgaacagttgtacactttgcattaaaagcgagcagtggaagttaatatgacttaggaaacttatattttagcccatgagagagagagggaaaacagagtgaaagagatatttacgcatcatattctagcgttgtagaaaattgatcttcattgtaaatttcctgagtaacattatcttctgcttacttttaaggcaaagagtacaactgttaatttgtgaaaatgattagtagcctaaaccttgaatggaatgattatgacggcttcaattcagagccgtggtcagttaatgtatatatttaggctacaattacacattcagtcggtccgtgatcatctgcctctctttctctcgctgtttcattacagcggccgtgtttcttttctttttaaacaaataatgtgtttcccgttgtcatacttccacaagaagcttctgctcactctgtataaagtatgcacaatgcgtattctccattttggcatcagtaaatctgtgatcgaccttgcggtcttttgaggaaagccgtggacgcgcatctatctgaattacttcagcctggctcgacctagtcgctcctcctcagcctggtttggccttcgtgaaacgcaccaagccaggatgcacagattagactaggtcaagcctcgctttatcagttatcctggatttatatattctgcttttgtgaaacagaccccagagacccaaacggggctctgtgtccgtcagaaggtctgagatctaccgtctcagcagagcaatcacgtaatgcacagcagactatggtgcaggtagattattttctgaaatatattgattattataactttatctttctcaaaatatcacgactcctccaaaacacatatattctattttatagtttaatgctcaaaatttgaAGATAGTTGTGGAAACTTTCCCGGCTGGTCAACATTACAGAAGTTAGCTAGCCATGGCACAAAAGCGCATTTTGGATTTCTTTATAGATCAACCACAAGCTAAAAAGAGTAAAAGACCGGAGGCAGAAAAAGTGAATGAAGTAGCGACCCTGCTAGCAACAGACGACGAGGGAGCTAACCTTGTAaaccaagctagcagcaccCATAGACAGAGGGAACATCAACATCAACTCAGTGCTGCCAGCCTCGGGCTCACACTTTTCCTGCTAGACGTTTTGGAGATGAGGATTTCTTTTTGGTGTTATGACTGTTATAATAAtgctggtttattattattctgcTGCCGCCGTGCAGTAAATTGGCATGATTTATCAACTGTTCAGTAATAGTTCAACTGGAAGTTTATAAAAATTATTGAAGAtaattgtgtgtttttacaCCTGTGTAAAGCCTACTTAGCCTAGGTATTTTTAATGATCCTACCGTAATGTTATAAAATTATTAGGCCCACACGCATTAAGAATTTCTGATACAACAGGCCCAATATCTTTATGCCTTCAATTTGCTATTGCTGTTCCTACAAAAACTTAAGGCTGCATTTCTCTatttcagtgtttgtgtcagGACTGACATGCttcactttgatttgatttaatatgattcagtgatgtgttacacaaaacacaagggtaaccccttgtgttttgtggctcagTGTTTGAGCTTGTAGTATATGGAGCTAAATcagggccaaatgttttgttcatttgaaaaatatatatatatatagttgaaaaaataaagcttgaaattgaaaatttaagttttggtcaaaacttggtaaaaataaaaccatgtattcaaacttaaaataagtgtaccaatttttttttcagtttgaataaaatataGATTCAATTCTGgatttattttgaataaattataaattttcatttttcacttttatatttgttttgagttccacatttcatgttttcagattcaaaacttatttttttgacgccttcaaatctttttttttcggtttcaaatctttttttttcggtttcagactttAGGCCCTGATTTTgcgtagggggcgtggcttcaactcagaggggtgtggcattatgagtgacagccttacaaagaa from Perca fluviatilis chromosome 21, GENO_Pfluv_1.0, whole genome shotgun sequence carries:
- the LOC120550574 gene encoding stonustoxin subunit alpha-like is translated as MASGNMNVAALGRPFTLGMLYDARTDNLIPGLTLWDDKTLQGKISESSQRTSKSHISTSDSTESKCKLLDVEVSLKASVLGGLIEFGGSAKYLNDQKKFYNQSRVTCQYKTTTNFKQLMIEQLTMETQQMDVIEKSSATHVVTGILYGANAFFVFDSEKVEASSVQDIQVSMEAAVNLLLVKAEAKTKVQLTEEQKTLTKNLSCTFYGDYILDRNPATFEDAVKAYEQLPHLLGEKGEKAVPVKIWLMPLKNFHSEGAELMREIKDHLVSKAEYVLDDLKEKEIRCNDSLEEKVVGQFPLIREELSTFQKLCGSYASKLQQALAKKLPSIREGKEDESSLDQLFEDREKSPFSQEKLTKWLDRKEREINVIRSCVDTMEGIKIVPNQSELDRQVLAAGVEDALCFVFTSVERGDTDLDVMAEYLHFPKLGSTNEDPWYYTSDVVRKMKEKAKAFHEISKALKNNSQIRFLIAAIANKKYTGATIYHYKDGCLVSEDFSKPVLPPLETITDRRDLIWYACDLNLDPNTAHCDLTLSQGNKKVTHGEQQSYPDQPERFVNAYQVLCKESLSGQHYWEVEWRHNKSLIGVAVAYRHIERKVNYVGFFGSNAASCAFIYDTFNQGLGLYAETNGKKLWNSPLPSDGCNRVGVYLDWPAGTLSFYRVSSNTLRHLYTFHTTFTEPVYPGINVHIKYTEAYLCPLE